In one window of Pseudoalteromonas sp. N1230-9 DNA:
- a CDS encoding FAD-dependent oxidoreductase, translating into MLKKIILLVGVLIAVTAFFYFDLHQLLTLNGLKGSMDQFSQWREQSPLLVIGAFFLLYVVVTALSLPGATILTLAAGALFGLIEGLLIASFASTVGATIAFLVSRYLLRDAIKLRFPERLTAIDAGVKKEGSFYLFTLRLVPIFPFFLINLLMGVTAIKAWTFFWVSQLGMLAGTFVFVNAGTQLAQIESLSGILSFNLILSFTLLGVFPFIAKALLNTIKKRRIYKNFSKPKQFDRNMIVIGAGAGGLVTSYIAAAVKAKVTLIEAGEMGGDCLNYGCVPSKAIIKSAKIVEQFQQADKYGLEKSSATFSFKKVMARVHQVIADIAPHDSVERYTKLGVEVIKGYGKLIDPWTVEIALSTGGKQTLSARTIVIATGARPFVPPLLGLEEAGYVTSDTLWSKFAQLDEPPKKLVVLGGGPIGSELAQSFARLGSQVTQVEMAERIMIKEDLEVSEFATQALKSSGVNVLTNHQALRCEVRNNKKYLVVQHQEKEFDIEYDELLCAVGRSARLTGYGLEELGIETNRTIQTNDYLETLYPNIFAAGDIVGPYQFTHVAAHQGWYAAVNGLFGHFKKFKVDYRVIPWTTFIDPEVARVGLNEQDAISQNLDYEVTRFEFAELDRAITESATNGFIKVITPKGKDKILGVTIVSEHAGDLIAEFVLAMKHGLGLNKILGTIHSYPTWAEGNKYIAGEWKRAHAPEKVLNLLEKYHTWRRG; encoded by the coding sequence ATGTTAAAGAAAATAATCTTACTCGTCGGCGTCTTAATTGCCGTTACTGCATTTTTCTATTTCGATTTACATCAGTTATTAACACTGAATGGCTTAAAAGGTTCGATGGATCAATTTAGTCAGTGGCGTGAACAATCACCACTATTAGTGATAGGCGCGTTTTTTTTACTTTATGTTGTCGTTACTGCACTGTCACTGCCAGGTGCAACAATTTTAACGCTGGCAGCAGGTGCGTTATTCGGCCTCATTGAAGGTCTACTTATCGCTTCATTTGCTTCAACTGTGGGTGCAACAATCGCATTTTTGGTTTCTCGTTATTTACTGCGTGACGCAATAAAATTGCGTTTCCCAGAGCGCCTTACAGCCATAGATGCAGGCGTTAAAAAAGAAGGTAGCTTTTATTTATTTACGCTACGCCTTGTACCTATTTTCCCTTTCTTTCTCATTAACCTTTTAATGGGTGTAACGGCGATTAAAGCCTGGACTTTCTTTTGGGTAAGTCAGCTAGGCATGTTGGCAGGCACGTTTGTCTTTGTAAACGCAGGTACACAACTAGCGCAGATAGAAAGCTTATCTGGAATCTTATCATTTAACTTAATTTTATCTTTTACTCTATTAGGTGTTTTTCCTTTTATAGCCAAAGCGTTATTAAATACCATCAAAAAGCGCAGAATCTATAAGAACTTTTCAAAACCAAAGCAATTTGATCGCAACATGATTGTCATAGGTGCCGGTGCCGGCGGATTAGTAACCAGTTATATAGCAGCTGCCGTAAAAGCAAAAGTGACATTAATTGAAGCAGGTGAAATGGGTGGTGACTGCTTAAACTACGGATGTGTACCCAGTAAAGCGATTATAAAAAGCGCTAAAATTGTTGAACAATTTCAACAAGCTGACAAGTATGGCTTAGAAAAAAGCAGTGCAACCTTTTCATTCAAAAAGGTGATGGCTCGAGTACACCAAGTTATTGCCGATATTGCTCCTCACGACAGTGTTGAAAGATACACTAAACTGGGCGTTGAAGTTATTAAAGGTTATGGAAAATTAATCGATCCATGGACGGTTGAAATTGCTTTAAGCACAGGTGGTAAACAAACTCTTAGTGCACGAACAATTGTGATTGCTACGGGTGCTCGTCCGTTTGTTCCACCTTTACTAGGCTTGGAAGAGGCAGGTTATGTCACCAGTGATACGCTTTGGAGTAAATTTGCTCAGTTAGATGAGCCGCCCAAAAAGCTCGTTGTGTTAGGCGGTGGGCCAATTGGTTCAGAGCTTGCGCAAAGCTTCGCTCGACTTGGTTCGCAGGTCACACAAGTAGAAATGGCTGAGCGGATCATGATAAAAGAAGATTTAGAAGTCTCTGAATTTGCTACTCAAGCACTGAAAAGCAGTGGCGTTAATGTATTGACCAACCACCAAGCACTTCGATGCGAAGTTCGTAACAACAAAAAATACTTGGTTGTTCAGCATCAAGAGAAAGAGTTCGACATTGAGTACGATGAGTTACTATGCGCTGTGGGTCGAAGTGCTCGCTTAACAGGTTACGGCCTTGAAGAGTTAGGCATTGAAACCAACCGCACTATTCAAACCAATGACTATCTCGAAACCCTTTACCCTAATATTTTTGCCGCGGGTGATATTGTTGGTCCATACCAGTTTACCCATGTTGCTGCGCATCAAGGTTGGTATGCCGCGGTTAATGGTTTATTTGGCCACTTTAAAAAGTTCAAAGTCGATTATCGTGTTATCCCTTGGACGACATTTATCGACCCTGAAGTCGCCCGTGTTGGGCTCAATGAACAAGATGCAATATCACAAAATCTAGACTACGAAGTAACTCGTTTTGAGTTTGCAGAACTAGACCGTGCCATCACAGAAAGCGCAACGAATGGCTTCATCAAAGTAATTACACCTAAAGGTAAAGATAAAATTCTAGGCGTCACTATTGTTTCTGAGCATGCGGGTGACTTAATTGCTGAATTTGTCCTCGCAATGAAACATGGTCTAGGCCTGAATAAGATACTTGGCACTATTCACAGCTACCCAACATGGGCCGAAGGAAATAAATATATTGCAGGCGAGTGGAAGCGTGCCCACGCCCCCGAAAAAGTACTCAACTTACTTGAAAAGTATCACACTTGGCGAAGAGGTTAA